The Phragmites australis chromosome 1, lpPhrAust1.1, whole genome shotgun sequence genomic interval ataagtctaggagaattgatctcaccggatagtctagtgcaCTAGAGTTTGCACACACCGAAGCATTGTGCATAGAGGTTGATAGCCTCactaaatagtccggtgttttgtgtgttgaactcaccggagtatttctgacaaaggggaagaAAGTTGATGACCTCATCGTATAGTCTGGCGATCTGCACTAGGTAACagcagagtatttcttgcagagaagaatgtgagtacagaagactaaagatcaacccaccaaaaggttcggtgcttggtttgtgcacaccaaaATACAACTGCAAGTTCTGAAGAATGAGGATCAACTCagtggatagtccgatgatcacaTATATTAATGCATtggagcattttacatagagaaaAAGTGACGAGTCTGaatcaagataactcaccggaagatccgaTGTATGTGATCTATTGGATTGTTATATGTTTGGGGGCAAAAATATTGCATTATCCATCCTTCCATTGCCGAGCTTTGCCAAAACTGTATTGAGCCGAGCTTGAGCGAGCGTTGAACAAAGCTCACCTGAGCTTGGCTCGTTAACAACCCTACAACCAGCTAACTCTTTGCGCATGTATAAAGAGGGAGCTGAAACTGTCACAACAAACTGGTATGTAGTTTACGAAATGCCAACTCTTATACCGTAACTACTTTTGTTGCGCTCTTTATATTTGAACTCTGAGTGTTTGCGGCTTTGGTGTTTCTCATCATTTTCCTTTGTACACCCCTCTTCGAGTCTCTTCTCACTTAGAGTCGAGGACGATTGTGTCATTTCAGATGGGAAGAGGGAGTGTAACGAGAGACCCAATATATAGTATCATAAAATTGGTTGCTATAGGAGGGGCTGGCATTTCTTAAACAACAAACCTGCCGATTGGCATGTAATCAACACCATCCTTATAAACTAACCACCCTTAAGGCCTGAATCAAAGGAAGCTTAGAAGACTTATGCCAGCACTATATACAAAGCCTGCAGGCAGGCCCATGAAAAACTAAGGCGGCAGCCATGGAGAAGGAGACGGCGGCGACGGAGCTGGAGATCCCCGGCGAGTGCCAGTACGCCGGCGACCCGGCGGTGGTGCGGCCGAGCCAGCCCACGCCGCGGCACACGCTGTACCTCTCCAACCTCGACGACCAGCGGTTCCTCCGCTTCTCCATCAAGTACCTCTACGTCTTCACCGgccccgccgccgtgtccgccgACACCCTGAGGGCGGCGCTCTCCAGGGTGCTCGTCGACTACTACCCGCTCGCCGGCCGTCTCCGGCCCAGCGACGACGACGGAGACGGCAAGCTCGTCGTCGACTGCAATGCCGAGGGGGCGCTCTTTGCCGAGGGCGCCCTTCCGGGGCTCACCGCCGGCGAGTTCCTCCGGGGCCGCGCCAGGCCGCACAAGTCCTGGAGGAAGCTGCTCTACCGGGTGGAGGCACAGAGCTTCGTCGCCGTGCCCCCGCTCGTAATCCAGGTGACCACTTTCTTTTGCTTCATTACCCTCTTAATTTGCTCTCGTTCCAAAAGCTCTCGGTTAATCACAATTGTTCCCCTTAATTGCTAGATGATTAACAGTTAGCTACCCCACAATTCTCCATAAGTAAATTACAGCAGCACAAGCAGCTTCTTGGTTAAAGATTTGTGGTTTCCATAGTGTGCTTGAGATGGCTCCGGTTGAGACACAAACCGGCAACatgatgcatttcttttttaAACTATTTGTGTGCGTGGCAACTTTTTCCATCCTTTCTTGATCATTTGCTTGCTTTTCTGCTGGCGAGATTATCAAGATGATTTGGTTTATGTTATCTCGCATATCCATCTGATCTGCTGCTGGGATGAAGCTTTTTATTGTTCCCTCCAGTACCACATCTTGCTAACAAGTGATGGCCTGGCTATTCTTAAAGTTAGCAAAAGGAGAAGATAGGGTTAGGAGAGTCCAACCCTGCTTCCTTCCTTTCTCAAAAGGTCTTCTAGGCAGACAAGCATATGGCAAGGCTAGGTAGGCTAGGCTGTATCTTTGGCCATCCATCCAGACTTCTCTGTCAGCAGCCCACTTGATTGAAGTTTATCATGATGCCAATGCCATGCATAATATTAATATGCTCCTGGAAAGATCAGATGAGAATGATATCTTCATCTGGAAACAAAAATAATCAAAGAAAGCCCTTCAAAAAGCCATCtcaatttttttgttgatgGTTGAGATTTTTACGTCCAGTCCTTGTCATACAGatcttctgctgcactgcaGAGTACATGCTACAGTAATGGTTTGCTGGTTGGTGCTGGAGTGGTCATATATACTCTATAGTGCAGATCTTGTACGGTTCCTGCTTTGATTCAGTTTCAGTAGGATCGGAGTACTAGTTTGCTTTGAAGAGCTAGCCATCTCATCTTCCACATTCTCTTACACTTGGCACTGCATGGGTTTGTGCACGTGGGATGATGATGCAATGCTgcttctttttgttctttttttctacTTAACGACATATTGCTGCTTCTTGCATTTTTTTAAACGAACATGCAACTTTTTTTTGGAACGAAAAACCAGAAGAGCTAcatattatatttaaaaaagttAAAGTCAGACAACAATACACCAGCCCCAAAGGGGATAGAAGAGGAAACTTCTTGGAGTTGTAGGTTTCATGAGGACGGCTGATGCATCATCTTTAATTTGATTTGTTTGATTTCCGAATCCAGTTTAATAAACATATGCAGATGTTGTAGATTATTAGTAgtagatatatcatgtttaTTTATGTGCTAGTGCCGTAGTACGATGATCTTGATCACGATCGCTCTTGCTCAGGCACTGCGCGTCCTCCCTGTGCGGGCCAGCCATCTGCGGCAGGTTGTTATTTGCTGACGACTACTAACTGTTGATGACGTGGCACGTGCGAGTGCAGGTGACTCGGCTGGGCTGCGGCGGCATGATCCTCTGCACGGCCATCAACCACTGCCTCTGCGACGGCATCGGCACCGCGCAGTTCCTCCACGCCTGGGCGCGCGCCGCCCGCGCTGACCACGTCGACGGCGCCGACCCCGCGCCGTTCCACGACCGCCGCGCCCTGAGCCCGCGCTGCCCGCCGCGCGTCGCTTTCACGCACCACGAGTACTGCAACATCAGCGCCAACGACAACGACGCATCCAGCAGCCTCCTGGCCCGTCTGCTCGGCCAGCCTCTGGCGCCCGTGTTGCTCACCTTCACGGCGGCACACCTCCTCCGCCTCAAGCGCCAGTGCACGCCGTCGCTCAAGTGCACCTCCTTCGAGGCGCTCGCCGCGCACGTCTGGCGCGAGTGGGTCCGCGCCCTGGACCCGCCCGCCTCGCTCCGCGTGAAGCTCCTCTTCTCCATGAACGTGCGGCAGCGCGTGAAGCCCGAGCTGCCCCGGGGCTACTATGGCAACGGGTTCGTGCTCGGGTGCGCCGAGTCCACGGCGGCGCAGCTGACGTCGTCCTCCCAATCGAGCGCCCGCTACGGGGTGCGGCTGGTGCAGGAGGCCAAGGAGTGCGTGGACGACGAGTACGtgcggtccatggtggacctcCTCGAGGAGCGGCGCGGCGCGAGGCCGGACCTGGCGGCGAGCCTGGTGATCTCGGCGTGGACGCGGCTGGGGCTGGAGGAGCTCGACTTCGGCGGGGGGAGGCCAGCGCACATGGGCCCGCTGACCAGCGAGATATACTGCGTGTTCCTCCCCGTGGTCGGGGACCCGCACGGCGTCACCGTCCTCGTCTCCGTCCCGCAGGCCGCCGCCGACAGGTTCCAGCACTGCTGCCTCGGCTTCCTCAAGGACAACGACGTGGATGCAAGGCTGAGCTGAGTTAGCAGCCGATGAGCTGATTCCGATGTCAGAATCAATCAACTATTAAGAGCACTCGAGTAGTAATCAATCAGGCTACATTGTCGTAGAGCACCTTTTCGTGTCATCAACTAGCTCGCTCGTCCTAGTTAGTTAGGATCTGCTTATTTAAACtgtgatttttaatttttgggttttctagtttttttctgGCCGAtggttttttttatagatttttttaataaattttttatttcttagcacactaaaaactaaaaaaatttatctCAACTAACTCATCAGCTTTTTCGTTTCCTTAAAAGCCAACTTTTTAGTTTTTAGAAGGTAGCTCATAGCTGAGCTGTTTGGTTCAACTTCTAACTTTtgagaagcaaaagaaaaaaaactgaaacaaCAGGTCCTTAGTGTTGgcaacactactacagaactctGGTCGAAAATAGCAACACATCAATACCGGTTGTACAGAAACTACCACTGAAAatgtatcagtgtcagtttttaATCTTCCGCGCTCGAACcatggttcacgttaccgaccggaggtcggttaccgacctccggcggtaaccgaaaaaccgcggtaaccgcgattaccggtcaaaaattcaaaaaaaattggagaaaattcattcggcaaattttaaatttttgcgaaaaaatcatgtttttgtcctctcggtaaccgagcggtttgggtcggttaccgagcggtttgggtcggttaccgagcgattttctcgcatttttgattcggtcggttaccgagcggtttggctcggtaaccgctcggttttctcgatttatcgagcggttttatcgaatttcagcgcagttcaacaaaaaacctaaaaaagggttcaatcttgtaaaatcaataactaattcatccgagcttcaaatcaagtgaaacaaattttgttggcttccttgtaacatgatctacatgataaaagtatttatactcataaaaaagttcaaaattttctgtgagaaattttatttgttaaaccaaggtaaatgcatagtttactctttgctaatccaaaaatcatgaaactaattttgttagtcttcttacatgatcctatatcttttaaaaatatatgaactcatgaattagttattgtaacatgcatgattgtgtaaatgtgttgcgactagattaattcataactgacccatcacaccttaaaaattagtgaaaccactttcattagcttatttatattatgatttacatagaaaaaataatagtagacatgaaaaaattaattacagtgatgtttcttaacatattcactttatgcttgtgaactttgtaaaaatcatagagaatttaataaaactctaaataaagtgaaatcaattttaaaggttctcttaaaatacgttttatacaagaaaaatatgtgtttgcatattacacttttccttaacgtgagttaataattgagccgcacgcttcaatttttttcatttttttcaaactttctccctatagaatatgatgcaaacgacattatttttgaaattttttttcacagaagttcttagaattgtgtctagtttgttttaagatttttttgaattttttttaaatttttttattttttcgaattttttgaattcaaatttcggttaccgagcggtttttgaaatcggaccggaccgggaaggtcggtaaccgcgatttttgagcggttaccgacggttttttgaaccctggctCGAACATTGATGAAGCCATtaaaaaccaacactgatagtccgTATTAGTGATGGTTCGTATTACAAACCAGCATTGATACGGACTATCAATGCTGTTTTTTATtacaatcggcactgatagtttaTCTGGATCCGAAATTTTGATCTATTCTAATTTTATCTCGACCAAATATTCGGCTccaactatcagtgtcagttctagtCACAACCAACATTAATAGTCTATATGGACCTGAAGTTCCAATAGAATTTTAGCTCGAGCATGTTCGgctctagatatttttctcGGCTCTTCTCTCTTATTCCccaccacccctctctctcaatctctcctctctttcttgTACTTGGCAGCACAACTGGCTGCCTGGGCTTGGCGGCGTGGATGTGGAGGTCGCTGAGATGGAGCTTGGCATAGAGGAGCACGGTGAGGAGGGAAATGACATGGAGGAGCACGGTTTGGAGGAGGGCGATGGCATGGAGGAGGGCGGTGGCTTGGAGGAGGGTGTTGCATCGGGGAATCCGACTGCCCAAGGAGGAGCACGACAGGGAAGAGTTCAGTGTGAAGGTCGGTGTGAAGGAGGGCGGCAACATGGCGGAGGGTGACATCATGGAGGAGCTCGGCGTGGAGGAGCACGGTGAGTGCGCAGCGACGACGGCGAGCGTGTCAGACGGATACGCGGCCATGGAGGACCACGACTTCTCTTATGTGCGAGCGACGGTGGAGGAAGTGAGGTGGGGATGGCACAGAGCGCGAGGCCGACTACTTGGGCTTTGCGCCTTGGCGGCGCGGATGTGGAGGTTGCTGGGATGGAGCTCGCCGTGGAGGAGCATGGCGAGAAGGGCGACAACATGGAGGAGCACGACAGGGAAGAGTTCAGTGTGGAGGTCGGTGTGAAGGAAGACGGCAACATGGCGGAGGGTGACATCATGGAGGAGCTCGGCGTGGAGGAGCACGGTGAGTGCGCGGCGATGACGGCGAGCGTGTCGGATGGATATGTGGCCATGGAGGACCACGACTTCTCTGATGTGCGAGCGACGGCAGAGGAAGTGAGGTGGGGATGGCACAGAGCGCGAGGCGGGGGGCGGAGGAGGGGTCGTGCGTGCTCGGAGTAAGGGGAGCACGACAGAGGGAGCAGCAACGGTAATGGCGATGGGAGCGACATTCGAGCAGCTTAGATATCGTCCCtgtcaattttctttttttaaaaaatctctgGAAAATATATACTAGATGgcaaaccaacactgatactaaCCGAATATAGTGCCGAATAAAAAGTGCCAGTTGAAAAATCAGTAATAAAATTGTTTTTCAACTAACCCTGATATGTAATTATATAGTAGTGCAAGCATGGTGCTCATCTTGCATAGTTGCATCGCATCGTCTTGTCTCTAAAAGAACTGTACCAGTAACTTGGAAGATCATGGTGATGTGAATGGAAGTCATCTTTGCAGGCCAAGTGCCTTGAGTAGTTGAGTTGATACAGGCAGGCCCCAGCGCTCTCTAGTGCCATCTCGTGCACTAACGGAGTACTTCGCTGATAACACAACACATGTTATATTCGGTTGCACGCACAAATTTTAATATCATGTCATATTTCACTAGAAAACAGAAAAATCACAACTTTCTCGATCCAGAAGTTGAAGGATCGTTTTCATTTCTAAATCAAATGTTGAGGCAACTTTTGCAGGTGATGAGATGAGAAAAATACTCCCAAGCTGGTACTAGCAGTAGCCGTACCAAATTCTCTCATTTTATTGCCTGTTCAAACGCTCTCTTCTTTGCACCAGCTTTTTGCATGATTCGGCTGACCACAATCCAGTGCGCCCCTACCCTACCCAACCCAGACTGATAAAGCTTAACAACTCGATCGATCCGTCTCGTTCTCATTCTCAGTTCGATGGGGAATTGGAGATCGCCCGATCAATCAATCATTGACCGACTCGTTGTACCGACTAATCGAATCTGCTGCCGGCCTAGCTGCTTGTTCCCAGTAATCGATCGAGCTAGCTAAAGCTGAAAGGCAGGAGAGTATCTCGCTTTAATTCTCTATTCAGGCAGCCTTTGTCGAGCTCGTACAAGGTCAAAGGCTGTGGCAAACGTATCTGCTGCCTTTCGCAGATGCTTCAATCAAATCTGCCGGCTCCAGCCCCTTTTCCTTCACACCAGTTCATCACTTGCCAATTAGTCTGCCGTAAGTGATCGATGCACATACGACAAACGGTTACTGATACTGCAATGGCTGCATGCATGTGAATTTGAAATGGTCAAATATAAGCGGCAACGAGGCCCAAGTTTCTTTGAAAGATGACGACTTTTTGCAATGGAACCCAGTTCCTAAATGATAATCAATTGCTTGCTTTTCAAAAAACTTAAGTCTATCAGCTGGAGGTTCCTCCCAGCACTAGCACTAGCACCAGGTCGGTCTAAAAGAGCGAAAGCGTGTTTCGAAAAGATTGCATTGCGATTGAACCAAAGATTCTCAAGCGTGTTTCAAAAGAACGATTCAGTCGTCGCATTTTTGGAACtgatcaaaatgattgaaaTCAGGCTCAACATTCATACAAGGATCTAGCTAATGTTTCATGTTCCTGCAGCTCAGTTCAGATCACTAGGAAACAAAGCATCAGCTAATTGCCGCGTCAATATTGATGGAGCTACTATACTGACAGTAAGTGACATACTGACAATATATGAAAGAATCTTTTGCTCTTCTCCAAGCTTCGGAAGAAAGGCACAGGACCTGAAGAGTGTCACACTCGTCCGCCCTGTACCGGAGGCAAGAAAAATCCATCGGTTCTCCATAGGCCGGCGTAGGCGTAGCAATACCTAGCTGAAGGGTTGCCGTCAACGATATCACTGCTCGATCATTGCACCCCTTGTGCTGCCGTCCTCCATCAGCAATTCAGCAGGGCCACGCGTGTCTTTTGTATtgattattttctttcatcaaaCCCTGTGCTGAGCCTCCAGAGCATTCTTCTGAAAAGAACAGAAGATAAAATTGTAGTAGATTTGCTGTAACAAGATTttctcataaatatgagaggtgGGCTATTATCTGTAACTATGATGGTATGACAACATGTTCGTAAGGGGACAGTGAGTTTGCCGGAACTTCGGGAAATGGTCGGTGTTACTAGTTGGAGAGGAGTGTCTGTAGTCATGTCTCGGGATGTAGGTTTCAGCTGAACTTTATTAACAAATATTGTGCCTCTGGTGTCGTCTGTGATCGTGTACATTATCTCGGTAGTTTAATCTGTTGCTTTCGCTAGTGGTATCAGAGCAATAGGTGGATTGGATCTAGAGACGGTGCGTGAAATATCATGTGGATGTGCGAGGATTATGCTTCTATAGGGCATCGTGTCATGTACGGACGATGCGAGGTGAACACGACATAAAGTAGAGCCTGAAGGCGGCCGATGCGCGCAGGCCAGGCCTGTGTGGCCATGGCGGGTCAACGCAGGCGTACGAATAGTGCAGCGTGGATGATGACGTTGAGGCATCGTGGACACGCGATGTACTGGCGTGTACGGGAGCATTGGCGGTGGTTGAATTTTCTAGCTAGTCATTGTTGTCGAGGATGGAGTTGTGGATGTTGTCACGGACGGCAGTCTCCATGGTCTGGTTGCGTGCGCAGTCGCGGTGGCCGATGTGGGTTGCGCGGAGGCGTTGTTTGCTGCGGCAGCAAGCGTTCGGTCGGACGGATCACGCATCAACTGCAGGTCCTGTTGGTAAAGTGGCGCCAGCGGATTCCGTGTCGAACTCGAGTCTCGGCGGACAGGTACATGTCGCACGTGGTGCTAGTGGCTATCCGTGCGCGTAGACACTGAGAAGAACAGAGGATGGCTTGGGTTTCCTACTGGAGAACAGCTTCATCGGCGGGATCAGACGACGACTCGGCATGTTGGTATGTTGGCTGCGATGACTGTAAGGCAGGACACTTTGAATGGATAGGACTATCGGATGCATGGAAGGTTTTGCATCGGAGCCGGTTCGTATGGCTGTCGGTGTGGTTGTCACGAAGGTGCAAGGCCACATGCGTGAATGTTGAAGCCATGGGAACAGTCGGGCAAGTGGGCTCGGTGGCAAGCAAGGTATGCAAGGCAGGTTCCATGTGCGTAGCTTGGCACCACGCGGTCTGAAGGGGTTTGTGTAGGGTTCTGGTATTTAGTTTGTTGAGGACTCAGTGAATCATGCCGTTAGCCCAGTTCATCGTGGGAAGGAGCACAAAACCAAGGGCACAGGATATAGTGGCTCTGCGTTTTGTTACTGTAGATTGATGTGGTAGGCAACGATGGGTTCGCACAGGGCATTTCGATGACAATGGGCGGGTTCAGTAATGAATCCGAGTAGACCATTCATGACGAGGGTGAATAGTCTGGTATTTGGCGAGGAGAGACCGATGTTTCGGTTAGGTGCCGGATGGATCAGTGTATATGTTGCAAGGTGTGTCGTGCGGATGTGCACAAGATGTGTAGGTATTGGAGTGTGACTGA includes:
- the LOC133908548 gene encoding alcohol acyltransferase 9-like, with the protein product MEKETAATELEIPGECQYAGDPAVVRPSQPTPRHTLYLSNLDDQRFLRFSIKYLYVFTGPAAVSADTLRAALSRVLVDYYPLAGRLRPSDDDGDGKLVVDCNAEGALFAEGALPGLTAGEFLRGRARPHKSWRKLLYRVEAQSFVAVPPLVIQVTRLGCGGMILCTAINHCLCDGIGTAQFLHAWARAARADHVDGADPAPFHDRRALSPRCPPRVAFTHHEYCNISANDNDASSSLLARLLGQPLAPVLLTFTAAHLLRLKRQCTPSLKCTSFEALAAHVWREWVRALDPPASLRVKLLFSMNVRQRVKPELPRGYYGNGFVLGCAESTAAQLTSSSQSSARYGVRLVQEAKECVDDEYVRSMVDLLEERRGARPDLAASLVISAWTRLGLEELDFGGGRPAHMGPLTSEIYCVFLPVVGDPHGVTVLVSVPQAAADRFQHCCLGFLKDNDVDARLS